In Persicimonas caeni, a single window of DNA contains:
- a CDS encoding MYXO-CTERM sorting domain-containing protein yields MKYRAALIVALSLGVTSVADARTPRVQQIPNGATFSCTTCHTASFPTGPQNGERNVFGQQVEQNLTGGGDISAQKVDWQAIYELDADGDGFTNGEELGDPNGEWAEGDDAPADYEPSNPADANDTPEIGGEDAGGSEDAGGPGADAGGSDDAGMTADTGSADTGGTDNGGSTDDGGSDEGCSATGTSDPLSTGALVALFGLGLAALRRRFS; encoded by the coding sequence ATGAAGTACCGGGCCGCCCTCATTGTCGCACTCAGCCTTGGCGTGACGAGCGTCGCCGATGCGCGTACCCCGCGCGTCCAGCAGATTCCCAATGGTGCGACGTTCTCGTGCACCACGTGTCACACCGCCTCGTTTCCGACCGGGCCGCAAAACGGCGAGCGCAACGTATTTGGCCAGCAGGTCGAGCAGAATCTGACCGGCGGCGGTGATATCTCCGCTCAAAAAGTCGACTGGCAGGCCATCTATGAGCTGGACGCCGACGGTGACGGGTTTACCAATGGTGAAGAACTCGGCGATCCCAACGGCGAATGGGCCGAGGGAGACGACGCCCCGGCCGACTACGAGCCGTCGAACCCGGCCGATGCGAACGATACGCCCGAGATCGGCGGTGAGGACGCCGGCGGCTCCGAAGACGCCGGCGGCCCAGGCGCCGATGCCGGTGGCTCCGACGACGCGGGCATGACGGCCGACACCGGCTCTGCGGACACGGGCGGTACCGACAATGGCGGCAGCACCGACGACGGCGGCTCTGACGAGGGCTGCTCGGCCACCGGCACGAGCGATCCTCTGTCGACTGGCGCCCTCGTCGCCCTCTTTGGTCTTGGACTTGCCGCCCTTCGGCGTCGATTTTCCTAG
- a CDS encoding GNAT family N-acetyltransferase, translating into MAKLVRPTSRYKASYLSALREFHREGRYTYHDLDELDGDFEAHVADERKRIHPENIAVYRVPETIYWLVDGDEFIGRLELRHELNDHLLEVGGHIGYSIRPGRRREGYGTTILELALQKACECGMQRVLLTCDPDNVASRKIIEKNGGEFENRVDVVRDGMEYHKLRFWIDVESQLSGRESCRA; encoded by the coding sequence ATGGCAAAACTCGTACGTCCCACATCCCGCTACAAAGCGAGCTACTTGAGCGCCCTTCGCGAATTCCATCGTGAGGGGCGCTATACCTACCACGACCTCGACGAACTCGACGGCGACTTCGAAGCTCACGTCGCCGACGAGCGAAAGCGTATTCACCCCGAGAATATCGCCGTCTATCGCGTCCCCGAAACGATCTACTGGCTGGTCGACGGCGACGAGTTCATCGGCCGGCTCGAGCTACGCCACGAGCTCAACGACCACCTGCTCGAAGTCGGCGGTCATATCGGCTATTCGATCCGCCCCGGCCGCCGCCGTGAGGGCTACGGCACCACCATCCTCGAGTTGGCTCTGCAAAAGGCCTGCGAATGCGGCATGCAGCGAGTGCTGCTGACCTGCGATCCCGACAACGTCGCCTCGCGCAAGATCATCGAGAAAAACGGCGGGGAGTTCGAAAACCGCGTCGACGTGGTGCGCGACGGCATGGAGTACCACAAGCTTCGTTTTTGGATCGACGTGGAGAGCCAACTCAGTGGGCGAGAAAGCTGTCGCGCCTGA